A genomic window from Daphnia carinata strain CSIRO-1 chromosome 9, CSIRO_AGI_Dcar_HiC_V3, whole genome shotgun sequence includes:
- the LOC130700713 gene encoding exosome component 10-like: MASVVQSNSTSNARSKLKDKADIQKPQVNFKEKINNDPQPFLHKLKEKPYSLNPLSFQERDSHPYEFELENFTPDPIFLDVKNDVPLFPLSKTPLIIVDSTERFEHLLQDLLLQTVIAVDLEHHDSRSYQGITCLMQISTCKSDYIVDTLKLWDQLQPLNQVFCNPKILKIFQAAENDVLWLQRDFGIYVVNLFDTCQAASVLGFERKGLAFLLQHYCQIRISKCYQRADWRIRPLSKEMLNYARGDTHYLIYIYERLKQDLNSCRLRGKLESSIREEGKEGFLEKCQELKSSKANQTTAKNTGVKRMLEVWKNSRSICLRRYKVPPKETYLKSYNNLAQKNKNFNKQQLYALQELCAWRDRVARDEDESPNFVIPNYMLVKITYHLPNNQEGLLHCCSHAPFVQQHLLHIHGIMLKARAINISSSASKEARTTSETKQQYKNDRKRKRTFTFAESSKSRRLTKNRAVKDVSSILKKSARVRKTSRVELTNLACEKKSCATTKKEKPSQSQNM, from the exons ATGGCCAGTGTTGTGCAAAGTAATTCTACTTCCAACGCAAGAAGTAAATTAAAAGACAAGGCAGATATACAAAAACCACAAGtgaattttaaagaaaagattaaCAATGATCCTCAACCATTTCTCCATAAACTGAAGGAAAAGCCGTATTCCTTAAACCCCCTGTCGTTCCAAGAGCGTGACAGCCATCCTTATGAATTTGAATTGGAAAACTTTACACCAGATCCGATATTTCTGGACGTGAAAAATGACGTacctctttttcctctttcaaaAACTCCTCTAATTATAGTTGATAGCACTGAAAGATTTGAACACCTTTTACAAGATCTCTTGTTGCAGACAGTAATAGCGGTAGATTTAGAG CATCATGATTCTAGATCATATCAAGGTATCACCTGTTTGATGCAAATTTCTACTTGCAAGTCAGACTACATCGTTGACACTCTCAAATTGTGGGATCAGCTACAACCATTAAATCAGGTCTTCTGCAATCCAAAAATTCTTAAG ATATTTCAAGCAGCTGAAAACGATGTTTTGTGGCTTCAACGAGATTTTGGGATTTATGTTGTCAATCTTTTTGACACATGTCAAGCAGCATCTGTATTGGggtttgaaagaaaaggtttGGCTTTCCTTCTACAGCATTATTGCCAAATTCGTATCAGCAAATGTTACCAGCGAGCTGATTGGCGAATCCGTCCGCTGTCTAAAGAAATGTTAAACTACGCGCGCGGAGACACACACTACCTTATCTACATCTATGAAAGACTGAAGCAAGATCTTAACTCATGCCGGCTTCGTGGTAAGCTTGAGAGCTCCAtaagagaagaaggaaaagaaggatTTCTCGAAAAATGTCAGGAGCTAAAAAGTTCCAAAGCAAATCAGACCACAGCTAAAAATACGGGTGTTAAACGAATGTTAGAAGTTTGGAAGAATAGTCGATCCATATGTCTGAGGCGTTATAAGGTTCCACCAAAAGAAACATATTTGAAATCATACAATAACTTGgcccaaaaaaacaagaatttcaacaaacaacaattatACGCCCTACAAGAGCTTTGTGCTTGGAGAGATCGTGTAGCGCGTGATGAGGATGAGAGCCCTAATTTCGTGATACCAAATTACATGCTGGTGAAAATTACTTATCATCTTCCAAATAATCAAGAGGGTTTGCTTCACTGTTGCTCTCATGCACCTTTCGTTCAGCAACATTTACTTCATATACATGGAATCATGTTGAAAGCAAGAGCAATTAATATTTCCTCATCTGCTTCAAAGGAAGCAAGGACTAcaagcgaaacaaaacaacagtacaagaacgacagaaaaagaaagagaacattTACCTTTGCTGAATCGTCAAAGTCACGACGTCTCACGAAGAATCGGGCCGTTAAAGATGTTTCGTCAATATTAAAGAAGTCAGCTCGGGTCAGAAAGACCTCCAGGGTGGAACTCACCAATCTAGcttgtgaaaagaaaagctgtgccacaacaaagaaagaaaagcctAGTCAAAGTCAAAACATGTAG
- the LOC130700720 gene encoding uncharacterized protein LOC130700720 isoform X1 gives MAESLLTLLMANLLQLSLFLFSFTSEDLSRYPMEERFSPENFDPSIQSSLIINNDSPIYSNRFGCVSWNEKYHVPDGQCYEVMTKGPCKNNQLFYADPEVENDGICDCDSSLLLYSVETQECYQQNTQGPCKNGEWFALPDGMTVPICQPLPDGCLANGFYVFWSADYEGSTETSDNQCWELGTQGPCPQGETLERYITNHIGCQPSVLNRVPRPHNALDNLITNEDPQDEKADRRSAGRSVAVAGLRPCGPGSRRSQNGKCRVNLSQG, from the exons ATGGCGGAGTCTTTACTTACTCTCCTAATGGCCAACCTTCTACAGTTatcattatttcttttctctttcactagTGAAGACTTATCTCGTTACCCAATGGAAGAGCGATTTTCACCAGAAAATTTTGATCCATCAATTCAATCTTCATTGATCATCAATAATGATTCACCAAT TTATTCAAATAGATTTGGCTGCGTTTCGTGGAACGAAAAATACCATGTACCTGACGGACAATGTTACGAAGTGATGACAAAAGGACCGTGCAAAAACAACCAACTCTTTTATGCAGACCCTGAAGTTGAAAATGATGGAATCTGTGATTGTGATAGCAGTCTGTTGCTGTATTCAGTTGAAACTCAAGAATGTTATCAACAAAACACCCAG GGACCCTGTAAAAATGGAGAATGGTTTGCATTACCCGATGGAATGACTGTGCCGATTTGCCAGCCACTTCCTGACGGATGTTTGGCCAACGGCTTCTACGTTTTCTGGAGTGCTGATTATGAAGGATCAACGGAAACGAGTGACAATCAATGTTGGGAGTTAGGGACGCAAGGTCCTTGCCCTCAAGGGGAAACGTTGGAGCGTTACATCACAAATCACATCGGATGTCAACCAAGTGTTTTAAATAGGGTTCCTAGACCTCATAATGCCTTAGACAATTTGATTACCAATGAGGATCCGCAGGATGAAAAAGCCGATCGTAGATCTGCAGGCAGATCGGTTGCAGTAGCTGGGTTAAGACCTTGCGGTCCCGGAAGCCGCCGATCCCAGAATGGAAAATGTCGAGTGAATTTAAGTCAAGGATAA
- the LOC130700720 gene encoding uncharacterized protein LOC130700720 isoform X2, giving the protein MAESLLTLLMANLLQLSLFLFSFTSEDLSRYPMEERFSPENFDPSIQSSLIINNDSPIFGCVSWNEKYHVPDGQCYEVMTKGPCKNNQLFYADPEVENDGICDCDSSLLLYSVETQECYQQNTQGPCKNGEWFALPDGMTVPICQPLPDGCLANGFYVFWSADYEGSTETSDNQCWELGTQGPCPQGETLERYITNHIGCQPSVLNRVPRPHNALDNLITNEDPQDEKADRRSAGRSVAVAGLRPCGPGSRRSQNGKCRVNLSQG; this is encoded by the exons ATGGCGGAGTCTTTACTTACTCTCCTAATGGCCAACCTTCTACAGTTatcattatttcttttctctttcactagTGAAGACTTATCTCGTTACCCAATGGAAGAGCGATTTTCACCAGAAAATTTTGATCCATCAATTCAATCTTCATTGATCATCAATAATGATTCACCAAT ATTTGGCTGCGTTTCGTGGAACGAAAAATACCATGTACCTGACGGACAATGTTACGAAGTGATGACAAAAGGACCGTGCAAAAACAACCAACTCTTTTATGCAGACCCTGAAGTTGAAAATGATGGAATCTGTGATTGTGATAGCAGTCTGTTGCTGTATTCAGTTGAAACTCAAGAATGTTATCAACAAAACACCCAG GGACCCTGTAAAAATGGAGAATGGTTTGCATTACCCGATGGAATGACTGTGCCGATTTGCCAGCCACTTCCTGACGGATGTTTGGCCAACGGCTTCTACGTTTTCTGGAGTGCTGATTATGAAGGATCAACGGAAACGAGTGACAATCAATGTTGGGAGTTAGGGACGCAAGGTCCTTGCCCTCAAGGGGAAACGTTGGAGCGTTACATCACAAATCACATCGGATGTCAACCAAGTGTTTTAAATAGGGTTCCTAGACCTCATAATGCCTTAGACAATTTGATTACCAATGAGGATCCGCAGGATGAAAAAGCCGATCGTAGATCTGCAGGCAGATCGGTTGCAGTAGCTGGGTTAAGACCTTGCGGTCCCGGAAGCCGCCGATCCCAGAATGGAAAATGTCGAGTGAATTTAAGTCAAGGATAA
- the LOC130700720 gene encoding uncharacterized protein LOC130700720 isoform X3 → MEERFSPENFDPSIQSSLIINNDSPIYSNRFGCVSWNEKYHVPDGQCYEVMTKGPCKNNQLFYADPEVENDGICDCDSSLLLYSVETQECYQQNTQGPCKNGEWFALPDGMTVPICQPLPDGCLANGFYVFWSADYEGSTETSDNQCWELGTQGPCPQGETLERYITNHIGCQPSVLNRVPRPHNALDNLITNEDPQDEKADRRSAGRSVAVAGLRPCGPGSRRSQNGKCRVNLSQG, encoded by the exons ATGGAAGAGCGATTTTCACCAGAAAATTTTGATCCATCAATTCAATCTTCATTGATCATCAATAATGATTCACCAAT TTATTCAAATAGATTTGGCTGCGTTTCGTGGAACGAAAAATACCATGTACCTGACGGACAATGTTACGAAGTGATGACAAAAGGACCGTGCAAAAACAACCAACTCTTTTATGCAGACCCTGAAGTTGAAAATGATGGAATCTGTGATTGTGATAGCAGTCTGTTGCTGTATTCAGTTGAAACTCAAGAATGTTATCAACAAAACACCCAG GGACCCTGTAAAAATGGAGAATGGTTTGCATTACCCGATGGAATGACTGTGCCGATTTGCCAGCCACTTCCTGACGGATGTTTGGCCAACGGCTTCTACGTTTTCTGGAGTGCTGATTATGAAGGATCAACGGAAACGAGTGACAATCAATGTTGGGAGTTAGGGACGCAAGGTCCTTGCCCTCAAGGGGAAACGTTGGAGCGTTACATCACAAATCACATCGGATGTCAACCAAGTGTTTTAAATAGGGTTCCTAGACCTCATAATGCCTTAGACAATTTGATTACCAATGAGGATCCGCAGGATGAAAAAGCCGATCGTAGATCTGCAGGCAGATCGGTTGCAGTAGCTGGGTTAAGACCTTGCGGTCCCGGAAGCCGCCGATCCCAGAATGGAAAATGTCGAGTGAATTTAAGTCAAGGATAA
- the LOC130700720 gene encoding uncharacterized protein LOC130700720 isoform X4: protein MEERFSPENFDPSIQSSLIINNDSPIFGCVSWNEKYHVPDGQCYEVMTKGPCKNNQLFYADPEVENDGICDCDSSLLLYSVETQECYQQNTQGPCKNGEWFALPDGMTVPICQPLPDGCLANGFYVFWSADYEGSTETSDNQCWELGTQGPCPQGETLERYITNHIGCQPSVLNRVPRPHNALDNLITNEDPQDEKADRRSAGRSVAVAGLRPCGPGSRRSQNGKCRVNLSQG, encoded by the exons ATGGAAGAGCGATTTTCACCAGAAAATTTTGATCCATCAATTCAATCTTCATTGATCATCAATAATGATTCACCAAT ATTTGGCTGCGTTTCGTGGAACGAAAAATACCATGTACCTGACGGACAATGTTACGAAGTGATGACAAAAGGACCGTGCAAAAACAACCAACTCTTTTATGCAGACCCTGAAGTTGAAAATGATGGAATCTGTGATTGTGATAGCAGTCTGTTGCTGTATTCAGTTGAAACTCAAGAATGTTATCAACAAAACACCCAG GGACCCTGTAAAAATGGAGAATGGTTTGCATTACCCGATGGAATGACTGTGCCGATTTGCCAGCCACTTCCTGACGGATGTTTGGCCAACGGCTTCTACGTTTTCTGGAGTGCTGATTATGAAGGATCAACGGAAACGAGTGACAATCAATGTTGGGAGTTAGGGACGCAAGGTCCTTGCCCTCAAGGGGAAACGTTGGAGCGTTACATCACAAATCACATCGGATGTCAACCAAGTGTTTTAAATAGGGTTCCTAGACCTCATAATGCCTTAGACAATTTGATTACCAATGAGGATCCGCAGGATGAAAAAGCCGATCGTAGATCTGCAGGCAGATCGGTTGCAGTAGCTGGGTTAAGACCTTGCGGTCCCGGAAGCCGCCGATCCCAGAATGGAAAATGTCGAGTGAATTTAAGTCAAGGATAA
- the LOC130700723 gene encoding prefoldin subunit 5-like: MAGSAGQKEKTQAENMQKIDLTTLTLPQLAQLKQQLEQDLSLYQDSLQTLKIAQTKFQESAESAEKLDTTQEGAPILVPLTGSMYVPGKICKPEQPLIDIGTGYYAENTIEQAKSYFKRKVKFVTEQMEKVQMLGIEKSQVRDAVAEVMDLKVQAQVAANPQQAPVRT; this comes from the exons ATGGCTGGGAGTGCTgggcaaaaagagaaaactcaGGCAGAGAATATGCAGAAGATTGACCTAACAACTTTGACACTTCCACAACTGGCTCAATTAAAACAACAACTGGAACAg GATTTGAGCCTCTATCAAGATTCTCTTCAAACGTTAAAGATCGCACAGACTAAATTTCAGGAATCAGCTGAGAGCGCTGAGAAACTAGATACTACTCAAGAAGGGGCCCCTATACTGGTCCCACTAACTGGATCT ATGTATGTGCCAGGAAAAATTTGTAAACCAGAACAACCTTTGATTGATATTGGAACTGGATACTATGCTGAAAAT ACAATTGAACAAGCAAAAAGTTATTTCAAGCGTAAAGTCAAGTTTGTCACTGAGCAGATGGAAAAAGTTCAGATGCTAGGCATTGAGAAGAGTCAAGTCAGAGATG CTGTAGCTGAAGTGATGGATTTGAAAGTCCAAGCCCAAGTTGCCGCTAATCCGCAGCAGGCACCCGTTCGCACGTGA
- the LOC130700719 gene encoding 1-acyl-sn-glycerol-3-phosphate acyltransferase alpha-like isoform X2 yields MACSSKTAFYAILQLNNLSRIVAYFLGPLLNALLGMKVHLRNAENFVNDGSIICANHQSCLDFLGMITHWPTMERCAAIAKKEVNYIGPFGFVAGLCGTIFIRRNKSHDSHSTMNEAAEQVKQKKLKLWIFPEGTRSGGRDMLPFKKGAFYIAINSQLPITPVVYSYYYFLDHKQKRFDPGEIIMTVLPPVSTKGMTIEQLPELMERVRVAMMEVYRTSSDEIYNANNAQPSS; encoded by the exons ATGGCTTGTTCATCCAAAACAGCCTTCTATGCAATCCTTCAATTAAACAATCTATCAag AATTGTTGCCTATTTCCTTGGACCTTTGCTAAATGCACTCCTTGGCATGAAGGTTCACCTTCGTAATGCTGAAAATTTTGTTAATGAtggctccattatttgtgccAACCATCAAAGCTGCCTTGATTTTCTTG GCATGATAACTCACTGGCCAACAATGGAACGTTGTGCTGCTATTGCGAAGAAAGAGGTGAATTACATTGGACCATTTGGATTTGTAGCTGGCCTTTGTGGGACAATTTTCATACGAAGAAACAAGTCACATGATTCCCACTCCACTATGAATGAAGCTGCAGAACAAGTGAAGCAGAAAAAA TTAAAACTATGGATCTTTCCGGAAGGAACGCGCAGCGGTGGAAGAGATATGCTTCCATTCAAAAAGGGGGCTTTTTACATAGCTATCAATTCCCAACTGCCTATCACACCTGTTGTTTACTCGTACTATTATTTTCTTGATCATAAGCAAAAGCGCTTTGATCCAGGAGAAATTATAATGACTGTATTGCCGCCAGTGTCAACCAAAGGTATGACGATTGAACAATTGCCCGAGCTGATGGAAAGGGTGCGTGTGGCAATGATGGAAGTGTATCGGACCTCTTCGGACGAGATATATAACGCTAACAATGCTCAACCTTCTAGTTAA
- the LOC130700719 gene encoding 1-acyl-sn-glycerol-3-phosphate acyltransferase alpha-like isoform X1 codes for MFVSWDVLLASTVVLAIIYETQSWFRYYFRFTLYISVVMLTSVFLIPVAIFRPGNVHNTVIVAYFLGPLLNALLGMKVHLRNAENFVNDGSIICANHQSCLDFLGMITHWPTMERCAAIAKKEVNYIGPFGFVAGLCGTIFIRRNKSHDSHSTMNEAAEQVKQKKLKLWIFPEGTRSGGRDMLPFKKGAFYIAINSQLPITPVVYSYYYFLDHKQKRFDPGEIIMTVLPPVSTKGMTIEQLPELMERVRVAMMEVYRTSSDEIYNANNAQPSS; via the exons ATGTTCGTTAGTTGGGATGTACTTTTAGCCTCGACTGTGGTCTTGGCCATCATTTATGAAACTCAGTCATGGTTCAGATACTACTTTCGGTTTACCCTCTATATTTCAGTTGTTATGTTAACTTCTGTGTTTCTTATTCCTGTTGCCATATTTAGACCTGGCAATGTTCACAACACTGT AATTGTTGCCTATTTCCTTGGACCTTTGCTAAATGCACTCCTTGGCATGAAGGTTCACCTTCGTAATGCTGAAAATTTTGTTAATGAtggctccattatttgtgccAACCATCAAAGCTGCCTTGATTTTCTTG GCATGATAACTCACTGGCCAACAATGGAACGTTGTGCTGCTATTGCGAAGAAAGAGGTGAATTACATTGGACCATTTGGATTTGTAGCTGGCCTTTGTGGGACAATTTTCATACGAAGAAACAAGTCACATGATTCCCACTCCACTATGAATGAAGCTGCAGAACAAGTGAAGCAGAAAAAA TTAAAACTATGGATCTTTCCGGAAGGAACGCGCAGCGGTGGAAGAGATATGCTTCCATTCAAAAAGGGGGCTTTTTACATAGCTATCAATTCCCAACTGCCTATCACACCTGTTGTTTACTCGTACTATTATTTTCTTGATCATAAGCAAAAGCGCTTTGATCCAGGAGAAATTATAATGACTGTATTGCCGCCAGTGTCAACCAAAGGTATGACGATTGAACAATTGCCCGAGCTGATGGAAAGGGTGCGTGTGGCAATGATGGAAGTGTATCGGACCTCTTCGGACGAGATATATAACGCTAACAATGCTCAACCTTCTAGTTAA
- the LOC130700706 gene encoding LOW QUALITY PROTEIN: SUN domain-containing ossification factor-like (The sequence of the model RefSeq protein was modified relative to this genomic sequence to represent the inferred CDS: deleted 2 bases in 1 codon; substituted 2 bases at 2 genomic stop codons) — protein sequence MRSSVSPSPTVGYLIIYCLVSLSLSSNQNDAVSSRHAIENEVQPPKEVAVHPREKESVDSKEYLMKIENLDSVELSPVVTVDTSHQRILPTTEHPIVSEDSNLTPSEVTVPVDNGDAELSVPMVEVLTTLENEEEAVYAETSVNDVLPTEAESIVQLEKDLGTVNVLNVTNNVTRNNESGSSEDDIPSFSEWTLKVLAEEEKSGANGSSGVQTSVKISATPKLRQKNYASPDCGAKILAANGEAEHTSAVLDPSRDEYFLSICSAKIWFVIELCEAIQAQRVGIANFELFSSSPKDFRVYISDRYPTRDWALIGLFTAADERSIQSFTLERQLFGKFVKVELVSHHGKEHFCPISLFHVYGNSEYEVLDNEEDSRSGSVTHRHEEDSTEEEMLFDLLQNNSSNSDVVVEGRNLFGSAKDAVINIVKKAAEVLTKSPAPHSVMVSINETGKNEEDNRTTCYTAVHSVNVSRSVNGSLSCEWKELTFLSSLSWLQPSIVRQCQAESSDQVFSSMELAFAQSIWKPSTIQALCHFILPEESHVSASLEPVIPLITEFELPENLIPCSEVPQANEAESNLDEQPNAEQSELESLEQLFAEEMDTVATAPEDVPIGVEGKLGEGFIIEPSKPISTTARTATKRAAATPGAATAKTKXGAATTTTKXEQQQQQQQGRQQQMQKESVFVRLSNRIKVLERNMSLSGQYLEELSRRYKRQVDDMQKSLNRTLQTLNDTLQRMSTQEAHYQLVLGQLHGDMAELKTSAIKLAEENVALRAQTIEQHLFLMVVEVIIIAVLVVFLLHHFNRHQPNLPPNLGNSPIQRQKDHQPAPLDFRLEVGQKVEEVEMVKKTSQMSLKLSEKTLQPYKTKMQVSPAPSVADSSSSGCESAFSFPNSNCTTTSRDPSPVDGIKSRSKSGKAGSKKQQKKKKHSLSFIPSDKNSIHHTKDVRSATMHPPKIRLKSDNWEWHSRAKILAAQFIKENYQTTGMRSSF from the exons ATGAGATCTAGTGTTAGTCCGAGTCCCACGGTGGGGTATCTTATCATCTACTG CTTGGTGTCACTGTCCCTTTCATCCAACCAGAATGATGCAGTAAGCAGCAGGCATGCTATCGAAAATGAAGTACAACCTCCAAAAGAGGTGGCTGTTCATCCTAGAGAGAAGGAGAGTGTGGATTCTAAGGAATATTtgatgaaaatagaaaatcttGACTCTGTAGAACTGTCTCCAGTTGTTACTGTAGACACTTCCCACCAAAGGATTCTCCCAACCACTGAACATCCAATAGTTTCGGAAGA cAGTAACCTGACACCAAGTGAAGTGACAGTTCCTGTGGACAATGGAGACGCGGAGCTGTCGGTACCGATGGTTGAGGTTTTAACAACCCTAGAGAATGAAGAGGAAGCTGTTTATGCAGAAACTTCGGTGAATGATGTTTTACCTACAGAGGCTGAATCTATTGTCCAGTTGGAAAAAGATCTAGGCACAGTTAATGTACTTAACGTAACTAATAATGTAACCCGAAATAATGAGAGTGGATCTAGTGAAGATGACATTCCGTCGTTCAGCGAATGGACATTAAAAGTGTTagccgaagaagaaaagtctG GTGCAAACGGGAGTTCCGGTGTGCAAACTTCTGTCAAAATATCAGCCACCCCAAAATTGCGGCAAAAAAACTATGCTTCACCGGATTGTGGAGCAAAGATATTGGCCGCCAATGGCGAAGCTGAACACACATCTGCTGTGCTGGATCCATCCAGagatgaatattttttaagtATCTGCTCGGCCAAAATTTGGTTCGTCATCGAATTATGTGAAGCCATTCAAGCCCAGAGG GTGGGCATTGCCAATTTCGAATTATTTTCGTCATCGCCTAAAGATTTCCGTGTTTACATAAGCGATCGCTACCCTACCCGTGACTGGGCTTTGATTGGCCTGTTTACTGCTGCCGATGAAAGATCCATTCAGAGTTTCACACTCGAACGCCAGCTTTTCGGCAAGTTTGTCAAG gtagAGTTGGTCAGTCATCATGGCAAGGAACATTTTTGCCCAATATCGCTTTTTCATGTCTACGGTAACAGTGAATATGAAGTACTAGACAATGAAGAGGATTCTCGATCGGGATCAGTTACACACCGCCATGAAGAGGATTccacagaagaagaaatgcttTTTGATTTgctgcaaaataatagcagcAACAGTGATGTTGTCGTAGAAGGTCGTAATTTATTTGGGAGTGCTAAAGACGCTGTTATCAACATAGTGAAAAAAGCTGCAGAAGTTCTTACCAAAAGTCCTGCCCCGCATAGCGTGATGGTGTCGATCAATGAAACGggtaaaaacgaagaagataaCCGCACCACCTGCTATACAGCGGTTCATTCAGTCAATGTGTCAAGATCGGTGAACGGTTCTCTCAGCTGTGAATGGAAAGAATTAACTTTTCTTTCCTCATTGTCATGGCTTCAGCCATCTATAGTGCGCCAATGCCAGGCAGAATCTTCTGATCAAGTGTTCTCTTCAATGGAACTTGCCTTTGCCCAATCCATTTGGAAGCCATCAACCATTCAAGCGCTCTGCCACTTTATCTTGCCAGAAGAGTCACATGTTTCAGCCTCCTTGGAACCAGTCATTCCACTAATTACCGAATTTGAATTGCCTGAAAATTTGATTCCTTGTAGTGAAGTTCCCCAAGCCAATGAAGCAGAAAGCAATCTTGACGAGCAGCCGAACGCTGAACAAAGTGAGCTTGAAAGTTTGGAACAGTTGTTCGCTGAAGAGATGGATACGGTGGCAACGGCACCGGAAGATGTGCCAATCGGAGTTGAAGGAAAATTAGGTGAAGGATTCATAATTGAACCTTCAAAACCGATTAGC ACAACAGCaagaacagcaacaaaaagagcagcagcaacaccaggagcagcaacagcaaaaactaaataaggagcagcaacaacaacaacaaaataggagcagcagcaacagcaacaacagggTCGTCagcaacaaatgcaaaaagaatCAGTGTTTGTCCGCCTATCTAATCGCATTAAAGTACTAGAACGCAACATGTCGCTCTCTGGACAATATTTAGAAGAACTAAGTCGTCGGTACAAACGCCAAGTTGATGATATGCAAAAATCCTTAAATCGTACACTGCAG ACTTTAAACGATACGTTGCAGCGCATGAGCACCCAAGAAGCGCATTATCAACTCGTCTTAGGACAGCTTCACGGAGATATGGCCGAATTAAAAACTTCGGCCATCAAACTGGCAGAAGAAAATGTTGCCCTTCGAGCTCAG ACAATCGAGCAACATTTGTTTCTCATGGTGGTTGAGGTGATTATCATAGCAGTTCTAGTCGTGTTTCTCTTACACCACTTTAACCGCCATCAACCTAATCTACCACCTAATCTTGGCAACTCGCCAATTCAGCGACAAAAGGATCATCAGCCTGCTCCATTGGATTTCAGGCTCGAGGTCGGCCAGAAGGTTGAAGAAGTTGAAATGGTCAAAAAGACTTCACAAATGTCCCTGAAGTTATCTGAAAAGACCTTGCAACCATACAAGACAAAAATGCAGGTCAGTCCGGCTCCAAGTGTCGCTGACAGCTCGAGCTCCGGGTGTGAGTCGGCTTTTAGCTTTCCTAATTCAAATTGCACAACAACTAGCCGTGACCCAAGTCCGGTTGATGGTATTAAATCGCGAAGCAAATCGGGCAAGGCTGGtagcaaaaaacaacaaaagaaaaagaaacacagcCTTAGTTTCATTCCGAGCGATAAAAATTCCATCCATCATACAAAGGATGTTAGATCGGCCACCATGCATCCACCCAAAATTCGGTTGAAATCTGACAATTGGGAATGGCATTCACGAGCTAAAATCCTTGCTGCCCAGTTCATCAAGGAGAACTACCAAACAACCGGAATGCGAAgtagtttttga